A DNA window from Sporosarcina sp. ANT_H38 contains the following coding sequences:
- a CDS encoding ThiF family adenylyltransferase has translation MLHQFSRNELAIGTEGVSRMRDITVAILGVGGVGSFAAEACARSGIGRIILVDKDDIDITNINRQLIANLSTVGRSKAEVMKERIADINKECEVISLHMFYTEETAEEFFSYKPDYVIDASDTIVFKIHLIKECVARSVKIISSMGAANKMDPTGFQITDISKTHTDPVAKVIRRRLKKEGIYNGVPVVFSDESPIVVRQDVVDTVGKPDAFIRKAKMPPASNAFVPSVAGLVCASWVMNDIVADIPIRRVKDKV, from the coding sequence TTGTTACATCAATTTTCACGAAATGAATTAGCGATAGGTACAGAAGGTGTAAGTCGTATGCGTGACATCACTGTCGCGATACTAGGTGTTGGAGGAGTCGGTTCGTTTGCTGCAGAAGCATGTGCTCGGAGCGGAATTGGCCGTATTATCCTTGTCGATAAGGATGATATTGACATCACAAATATTAATAGACAGCTCATTGCTAATTTGTCGACAGTCGGCCGTTCAAAAGCAGAGGTCATGAAAGAGCGCATTGCTGATATAAATAAAGAGTGTGAAGTCATTTCACTCCATATGTTTTATACGGAAGAGACTGCCGAAGAGTTTTTCAGTTACAAACCTGATTATGTCATTGATGCATCCGATACAATCGTTTTTAAAATACATTTAATTAAAGAATGTGTCGCACGTAGCGTGAAAATAATTTCGAGTATGGGTGCTGCTAATAAGATGGATCCTACTGGTTTCCAAATTACGGATATCTCAAAGACGCATACAGATCCGGTGGCGAAAGTAATCCGTCGCAGACTTAAAAAAGAAGGTATTTATAATGGAGTACCAGTAGTCTTTTCCGACGAAAGCCCGATTGTGGTCAGACAAGATGTTGTAGATACAGTAGGTAAGCCTGATGCCTTCATTCGGAAAGCAAAAATGCCACCAGCATCGAACGCATTCGTCCCCTCTGTTGCCGGACTCGTGTGCGCCAGTTGGGTAATGAATGATATCGTTGCGGATATTCCTATCCGACGAGTGAAAGATAAAGTGTAA
- a CDS encoding DUF6612 family protein, translating to MNKVFKVFVFGLVALLLTACGNVEAEQGMTAQDVFGKAKEASAKLENVRTHISYDDFWKTTAPEKRYSVKYEMTSDAMLQPETVKQSVKVRPLNGDPIDAEVYKVDDRVFIKDNPEKEWEELQSGSVAELFSSMIANVHPTLNLEFFNAFENDFVLEPVDYGYNLKLSLSREQYTDFKKILMLSKNSSEADMVVLNGEFPFINKFDIVIGIDSNNFYVTDFKMTLDTTTYSMMQVDGNSHRVKQTIDAVYSHFDNVDDIKVPAEVLEAAAN from the coding sequence GTGAATAAGGTGTTTAAGGTATTTGTATTTGGGTTAGTTGCCCTTTTATTAACAGCATGCGGTAATGTAGAAGCGGAACAGGGAATGACGGCACAAGACGTTTTCGGAAAAGCGAAAGAAGCATCTGCTAAATTGGAAAATGTGCGTACACATATCTCTTATGATGATTTTTGGAAAACAACAGCACCTGAAAAAAGATATAGTGTGAAGTATGAAATGACTTCGGATGCAATGTTACAACCTGAAACAGTTAAACAGAGCGTGAAAGTGCGACCTTTAAATGGGGATCCGATAGATGCAGAAGTGTATAAAGTGGATGACCGAGTTTTCATCAAAGATAATCCAGAAAAAGAGTGGGAAGAGTTACAGTCAGGCTCGGTTGCGGAATTGTTCAGTTCGATGATTGCAAATGTCCACCCAACCCTAAACCTAGAGTTTTTTAACGCTTTTGAGAATGATTTTGTTCTGGAACCAGTTGACTATGGCTATAACTTAAAGCTGTCATTGTCGAGAGAACAATATACAGATTTCAAAAAGATACTTATGCTATCGAAAAATAGCAGCGAAGCAGATATGGTTGTATTAAATGGTGAGTTTCCATTCATTAATAAATTCGATATTGTTATAGGGATCGATAGCAATAACTTCTATGTAACTGATTTTAAAATGACACTAGATACAACGACATACTCAATGATGCAAGTTGATGGTAATTCCCATCGAGTTAAACAGACGATCGATGCAGTTTATAGCCACTTTGATAATGTGGATGATATAAAGGTTCCAGCAGAAGTATTGGAAGCAGCAGCCAACTAA
- a CDS encoding N-acetyltransferase, whose protein sequence is MSLYITKELNKKDKQYIDDELYKFNLKHFPVDLRGRYEEVSLFLKDDNGVVRGGILAEVCWNWLEIHTFMIDEDIRQSGFGTKLLVELEKIALEKECDFIKVDTLSFQALGFYEKNGYQIFGSLDNVGRDYKHYYLKKNLKNF, encoded by the coding sequence ATGAGTTTATACATTACTAAAGAATTAAATAAGAAGGACAAACAATATATTGATGATGAGCTTTATAAGTTTAATTTAAAGCATTTTCCAGTAGATTTACGGGGAAGATACGAAGAAGTCAGTTTGTTTTTGAAAGACGATAATGGCGTTGTCCGTGGAGGAATACTCGCTGAAGTGTGTTGGAATTGGTTAGAAATTCATACTTTTATGATAGATGAAGATATACGCCAATCAGGTTTTGGAACTAAATTATTAGTAGAACTTGAGAAGATAGCTTTAGAAAAAGAATGTGATTTTATTAAAGTAGATACTTTGAGTTTTCAGGCACTGGGTTTTTACGAAAAAAATGGCTATCAAATATTCGGGAGTTTAGATAACGTAGGCAGAGACTATAAACATTACTATTTAAAAAAAAATCTAAAGAATTTTTAA
- a CDS encoding replication-associated recombination protein A, translating into MHNEPLAFRMRPRTIDEIAGQKDIIGEKTALYRMIKNGHVPSMLLYGEPGIGKTSLAHAIAGTSNLPFIAMNATVSGKKDVEDVVAESRITGKVLLFLDEIHRFNKLQQDTLLPHVESGAIVLIGATTENPYHDVNPAIRSRCGEIRQLSRLEPEDLMEVLKKAMSDEKRGLGKMAIDLTDDQLTLIAEGVNGDARKALTVLESAVSASDEVDGKIVIEDWLLENLLGRIGLFGDKKGSHFYNLLSALQKSVRGSDVNAAIYYLANLLETGDLVAVNRRLLVMAYEDVGLASPEVGPHVLAATEAAVKLGMPEARIPLASAVIEMCLASKSNSAYKAFDAAVKAINEGKTGDIPLHLRDAHYAGAAKLGHVGYKYPHDTPLGSFGGWTNQQYLPDKLKNTEFYKPVMAGEEKKMAAIYDKLKEFRKKK; encoded by the coding sequence TTGCATAATGAACCATTGGCGTTTCGCATGCGTCCTAGAACTATAGATGAAATTGCTGGACAAAAAGATATTATTGGAGAGAAGACGGCACTTTATCGGATGATAAAAAATGGACATGTTCCTTCTATGTTGTTATACGGGGAACCTGGAATCGGTAAAACGTCACTCGCTCACGCAATTGCAGGTACTAGCAATCTTCCTTTCATCGCCATGAATGCAACTGTTTCAGGGAAGAAAGATGTCGAAGACGTAGTAGCGGAATCACGAATTACAGGGAAAGTTCTACTATTCTTAGATGAAATTCATCGTTTCAATAAATTACAGCAAGATACATTACTGCCACACGTCGAAAGCGGCGCAATCGTCTTAATAGGGGCGACAACTGAAAATCCTTACCACGACGTCAATCCCGCCATACGTTCCAGATGCGGTGAAATCCGGCAACTATCTAGATTAGAACCTGAAGATCTAATGGAAGTACTCAAAAAGGCAATGTCGGATGAAAAACGCGGGCTCGGAAAAATGGCGATTGACTTAACCGATGATCAGCTGACGTTGATTGCGGAGGGTGTAAACGGTGATGCACGAAAAGCGTTAACTGTTCTTGAGTCTGCCGTTTCTGCCAGTGATGAAGTCGATGGTAAAATAGTCATTGAAGACTGGCTACTTGAAAATTTGCTTGGGCGCATCGGTTTATTCGGGGATAAAAAAGGTTCTCACTTTTATAATTTATTATCCGCACTGCAAAAATCGGTCCGAGGCAGTGACGTCAATGCCGCTATTTACTATCTCGCAAATCTTCTTGAGACTGGAGATTTAGTAGCTGTAAATAGACGTTTGCTTGTCATGGCCTATGAAGATGTCGGATTAGCTTCACCAGAAGTTGGACCGCACGTTTTAGCGGCAACAGAAGCTGCAGTGAAGCTTGGCATGCCGGAAGCACGTATCCCTCTCGCAAGCGCCGTTATCGAAATGTGCCTGGCATCCAAATCGAATTCAGCTTACAAAGCATTCGACGCAGCTGTAAAAGCTATCAATGAGGGCAAAACCGGAGATATTCCATTACATTTACGGGACGCGCATTATGCGGGTGCAGCAAAACTCGGCCACGTCGGCTACAAATACCCGCATGACACACCGCTCGGTTCATTTGGCGGCTGGACTAATCAGCAATATTTACCCGACAAATTAAAAAACACAGAGTTTTATAAGCCAGTTATGGCAGGCGAAGAAAAAAAGATGGCCGCCATTTATGACAAATTGAAAGAGTTTCGGAAAAAGAAGTGA